The window GCGACGAAAAAATGCGGCGTGCCGTGGAAGCGCCAGTCGCTGGCGAGGAAGAGCGTGTTGAGGATCGCCGAGATCAGAAAGATCAGGCGGCACTGCCGGAGCATCTCGGCAAAGCGCGCATCGCGGAACGCCATCTCCCGGAGGGAATCGCGGAATTCACCACCGAATCGAAACAGGCCGTCGCGCGTCATGCGCCTACCGTCACCCGGCGCTGGTCAAAGCGAGGTTAAGGTGAAATGGCCAGCTGTCTTGGCCAATAGTCTTGGCTAGCTCTCTCCGCCGACCTTGATCGGCGCGACCAGCGCCGCGAGTTCATCGGCAAGCTGGTCGATATCGAAGCGCCCCTCGCGATACCAGTCGACCGAGCCGTTCATTGCCCCGAGCAGAAAGAGGCGCAGCCGCTCCGGCGCGGCCCCCGCCGCCAGCGCGCCCGTGCCGGCGAGCTCCTCGATCAGCAAGCGCCAGACATCCTCATAGTCGCGCCGCATGCGCCGGACGCTGTCCGGCGTCGGGTTCTCGCCGAAGCTGAAGACCTTGATGCTGGCGCAGGTGTAGTCGGAATGCCCGTGCAGCGCCGACAGATGCGCCGCGATCGCCGCTGCGAGCCGGCGGCGTGGATCGGTCTCGCCGGCGGCGGCAAGCGCTGCCGCCACAGCCTCGTGAACGAAGCGCACCCCGTCGTTGACCACCGCTTCGACGATCTCCTCTTTCGAGGCGAAGTGATGGTAGAGGCTGGCCTTGCGGATGCCGACGGCTTCGGCGATCTCGCGCAGGCTCGTCTGGTGATAGCCATTACTGCGCAGCAAACGTGCGGCATGATCGAGGATGAGACGGCGCGCGCCGCCCGCCAGTTCCGCCCGCTCGCTGCGTCCCGTCACGACCGTCACAGGCGCTTTGCCACCTCTTCGAGCATGACTTCGGTGGCGCCGCCACCGATCGCCTGGACGCGTGCGTCGCGGGCCATGCGCTCGATCGCGCTCTCGCGCATGAAGCCCATGCCGCCATGGAACTGGACGCAGGCGTACATGACTTCGTTGACCAGTTCGCCGCAATAGGCCTTGACCATCGAGACCTCGCGCGTCGCGTCGAAGCCCCTGGCATCGAGCCAGGCGGCATGATGGACGAGCTGACGCCCGGCCTCGACCTTGGTCGAAAGCATGGCGAGCTTCTGGCGGATCGCCTGCTTTTCCCAGAGCGGCGCGCCGAAGGCCATGCGCGTGCGGACGTAATCGAGCGTCAATTCGATCGCGGCCTGCGCCTCGCCCATCGCCATGGCGCCGATCACGGTGCGCTCGTTCTGGAAGTTGCGCATGATCGCGTAGAAACCGCGTCCCTCACCGCCGAGCAGGTTCTCGGCCGGAATCCGGCAATCCTCGAAGATCAGCTCGGCGGTGTCGGAGGAGCGCCAGCCATGCTTGTCGAGGGCGCGGCCGACACGAAAGCCCGGCGTACCCTTCTCGACCAGGAACATCGAGACCGCCTGCGAGGGCTTGGCCGACGGATCGGTCTTGGCGGCGACGCAGTAGAGATCGGCGTGGACGCCATTGGTGATGAACATCTTGGCGCCGTTCAGCACATAGGAATCGCCCTCGCGCCGCGCCGAGGTGCGAATGCCCTTCACGTCGGAGCCGGCGTCGGGCTCGGTGACGGCGATGGCGCAAATCACCTTGCCGGCGATGATGTCGGGCAGCCAGCGATCGCGCTGCTCCTTGCTGCCGGCATGGAGGACATGGACCGAGGCCATGTCGGTGTGAACGAGCGCCGTGATGGCAAAGCCCGAGAAGGTCGAGCGGCCGAGCTCCTCGGCCAGCACTACGGTGGCGAGCGTATCGAGCTCGGAGCCGCCATATTCGGCCGGGTAGCGGATGCCGAGGAAGCCGAGCTCGCCCATGCGGCGCAGCACCTCGCGCGGCACCATGCCGGCCTCTTCCCAGGCGAGCCCGTGCGGCTTGACCTCGCTCGCGACGAAGCGGCGCAACTGGTCGCGCAGCGCCTCGTGTTCCTCGCTGAAATAGGGCGAGCGGAGGGTGCCGCCGCCAGCCGCATCGAAACTGTCCATCGCCGCCAGCATGCTCCCATGTCTCCGCGATAGCTTACCCTACCGGTCGGCAGGTAGACAACTCCCGAATGCCGCGAAGAAGAGAGGAGCGGCGCTCGCTCCTCTCTTCCTCCGGGCCGGTGCCGTCGACCGGCCTGGCTCTCCTCAGGGCTCAGTTGCAGCCGCAGCCATGCCCGCCATTGCCGATGCCGATGCCGCCGCGGCCGACGCTGACCCGGTTGCCGTTGAGGATGCCGTTGCCGCTCAGCACCGAGACGTTGTTGAGCACCTTGACGTTGGAGACCGCCGTCGTGACGGACGCCACCGAGGTGACCAGTCCACCGAGAAGGCCGCCGCCACGGCCGCCCTTGCTGCCAGCGAAGGCGGGGGTGACGGAAAAGGCAGCGATCGAGGCAAGAACAATTGCGTACTTCATCTTTCTCTCCCTGCTCTCGCTCCGGGTATCGAAGCGATATACACGTTATGGTTGTATTTTACTTTGAAGACAATCTGAACGCATTGTTAACCATACTTGCTAGCCTTAACCGGGGAGCACTCGAATACAGAAGCCAATATTACCTCGGCTGCAATGTATTACATCAAATCTATTCTTGGAATTACCGGCGACATCTTGATAGTATTAACTGGCCGTTAGGCATGATCACCTATCTTTGTCTGAGAGGGGTGATGTCATGCGTCCTGTCCGTACGGTATTCGTGCTTTGCTGCGCCTTGCTCTGCACCCTGCCGGCTACGGCCGGAGAGACAGCGGAGGAGACTTTGGTCTCGACGGCGGTGGTCGGCCTGCGCGGCGGCTTCGACTCGAGTCCGACCAACAGCAAGGGCGAGAAGGGCAGCCCGACGCTGACCGGCTTCGCAAGCTGGAACTATCTGCGCGGCACTGTGCAGGACGGCTACGGGCTCGACCTTCTCCTGGTCGATACGCAGTACGACCCGCGCCAGCTCGCCGCGAGCCGACTGCACACGCTGACGCTGAAGCACGCCACCGGGATCGGCGAGAACCTCACCCTGCAATCCTCGCTGGCGCTCGAGAACGAGCAGACCTGGTCGCGCCGCCGCAGCAGCCTGACCTGGCGCGAGCGGCTCAATCTCAATCTCGGCTCCATCAGGCTCTTCGCCAATGCCGAGGCGCGGCTTGCCGCGCTGAACGAGCGTAACGTCTTCGCCAGCGGCGATTTCCTGCCGCAGGACGAGAACCTCGCCACGCTCGGCATCACGCCGGGTATCGCCTGGCGCCAGGGCGAGACCGAGATCGGCGTCTCGTTCATGGCCTCACGCACGCGCTTCACCAACGGCACCGACTATCTCGGCATGCGCCGTGACAACTATCGGTTGCAGCCCAATTTATTCGTCTCGACGGCGCTCAAGGGAGCGAGCTTCGAGGCCTCGCTCTCGCCGCTGCAGATCATCTTCCCGGACAAGGAGTTCGAGAACGAGAAGAAGCTGCTCTATACGGCCAAGCTCAGCGTTCCCTATGAGTGGCTGACGCTCGACCTGTCATCGAGCCGCACCGTCGAGGACACCACCCTGCCCTTCGCCGTAATCAATCTCGTGACCCAGCACGAGGGCAAGCTCACCGCCCGCTTCAACGACACGAACACGCTTTCCCTCACCGTCAGGCAGAAGCTGGAGGACTATCTCGGGCTCGACTCCACGACGCGCACCGCCAGCATCGGCCTCGACTATGCGCGCGGCCTCGGCAACGGCATGACCGCGACCGCCTCGGCCGCCTGGCGCAAGACCAAGGATACGGGACTGGAAGCGGTGCCGGCCTTCGTGGTCCAGCTCGGGCTGCAAAAGCAGCTCGACTTCAGCGAGCCGGGCAAGGCGACCAAGAAGGGCGGCTGAAACGCTTGCGGCGCGCCTGAGGCGCGCCGCAACGATCAATCGAGACTGACTTGGATCAGGCCAGCTTGCCGCCGACCGCCTTCTCCAGGATCGCCCAGGCCTCGTCGCCGTATTTGCCCTTCCACTCGCCGTAGAAGCCGGCCTTCTGCAGCGCGGCTCGGAATTCGTCGGCCTTGGTCGGGTTGATGACCATGCCCTTCGAGGTCAGCTCGGCCTGCAGGCCGGCATTGAGCTTGGCGACGTCGGCGCGCTCCAGCAACGCAGCGGCGTCGATGTTCTTGGCGACGATGGTCCGCAGATCCTGCGGCAGCCGGTCCCAGGCGCGGCGATTGGCCAGGAACCAGAAGCCGTCCCACATATGGTTGGTGAGCGAGAGGTACTTCTGCACCTCGAACAGCTTCGCGGTCGCGATGATCGCGAGCGGGTTCTCCTGGCCGTCGACGATCTTGGTCTGCAGCGCGGTGTAGACTTCGGCGAAGTTGATGCTGGCCGGGGCCGAGTCGAAGGCCTTGAACATCGAGGTCCAGAGCGGCGAGACCGGCACGCGGATCTTGAAGCCCTTGAGGTCGGCGGGGCTCGCGATCGGGCCCTTGGACGAGGTCATCTGGCGGAAGCCATTGTCCCAGATCTTGTCGAGGACGTGCAGGTTCGCCTTGGCGATCTGTCCGCGGACGTAAGTCCCGAGCTCGCCATCCATCGCCTTCCAGACGGAGTCATAGTCCGGGAAGGCGAAACCGATGCCGCTGACCGAAGCGTTCGGCACGAGCGTCGACAGGATCAGCGGCGACAGCGTGAAGAACTCGACGCCGCCAGCGCGGACCTGGTTCAGCATGTCGGTGTCGGAACCGAGCTGGTTGTTCGGGAAGATCTGGATGACGACCCGGCCATTGGTCTCGGCCTTGATCTTCTCCATCGCCTCGGCGGCGCGCACGTTCATCGGATGCGCCAGCGGCAGGTTGTTGGCGTATTTGTAGGTGAATTCCGGCGTCTGGGCGCGAGCGATCGAGAAGGTCCCGATCGTGGCGGCGGCAGTGGCGCCCTGCAGGATCGTGCGGCGTGAGATCGACATGGTCTTTCCTCCAAACATTCGTTGTTATCGGCGATCAGGTTTCGTCGTCATTGCGAGCGAAGCGAAGCAATCCATAAGGTCTCGCGCAATCCTTCTGGATTGCTTCGTCGGCAGGGCCTCCTCGCAATGACGGCATGACGAAGCATGTGCGCCATCACGATCACAGGAACATCGTCGAGAAGGACGGCACGTAGGCGATGATGGCGAGGCCGGCGAGTAGGGCCAGCAGATACGGCCAGATCGCGCCCATCGCCTCGTCCGGTTCGACATTGCCGATCTTGCAGGCGATGTAGAAGCCGATGCCGATCGGCGGCGTCATCAGGCCGATGTTCATCGCGGTGACGACAACCATCGAATAGTGGATGTCGTTGATGCCGAGGCTCTTGGCGATCGGGAACATCAGGGGCGCCATCAGGACGATCGCCGGCAGGCCCTCGAGCACGCAGCCGAGGATCATGAAGACGACGATCGTCACCGCCATGAAGCTGATCCAGCCGCCGGGCAGATGCGACATCGCGGTCGCAAGATCGCGGGCGAAGCCGGTCTGGGTCAGCGCCCAGGCCATGGCCGAGGCGGTGCCCAGGATCAGCAGGATCGCGCCGGAGAGCGCCGCGGTCTCAACCAGCATGCCGTAGAAGGTGCGCCAGCTGATGCCGCCATAGAGGACGATGCCGACGATCAGCGCGTAGAGCACCGCGATGGTCGAGACCTCGGTCGCGGTGGCGACGCCGCCGCCGACGGCGCTGCGGATCAGGAAGGGC is drawn from Bosea sp. Tri-49 and contains these coding sequences:
- a CDS encoding TetR/AcrR family transcriptional regulator; translation: MTVVTGRSERAELAGGARRLILDHAARLLRSNGYHQTSLREIAEAVGIRKASLYHHFASKEEIVEAVVNDGVRFVHEAVAAALAAAGETDPRRRLAAAIAAHLSALHGHSDYTCASIKVFSFGENPTPDSVRRMRRDYEDVWRLLIEELAGTGALAAGAAPERLRLFLLGAMNGSVDWYREGRFDIDQLADELAALVAPIKVGGES
- a CDS encoding acyl-CoA dehydrogenase family protein — encoded protein: MLAAMDSFDAAGGGTLRSPYFSEEHEALRDQLRRFVASEVKPHGLAWEEAGMVPREVLRRMGELGFLGIRYPAEYGGSELDTLATVVLAEELGRSTFSGFAITALVHTDMASVHVLHAGSKEQRDRWLPDIIAGKVICAIAVTEPDAGSDVKGIRTSARREGDSYVLNGAKMFITNGVHADLYCVAAKTDPSAKPSQAVSMFLVEKGTPGFRVGRALDKHGWRSSDTAELIFEDCRIPAENLLGGEGRGFYAIMRNFQNERTVIGAMAMGEAQAAIELTLDYVRTRMAFGAPLWEKQAIRQKLAMLSTKVEAGRQLVHHAAWLDARGFDATREVSMVKAYCGELVNEVMYACVQFHGGMGFMRESAIERMARDARVQAIGGGATEVMLEEVAKRL
- a CDS encoding TRAP transporter substrate-binding protein — encoded protein: MSISRRTILQGATAAATIGTFSIARAQTPEFTYKYANNLPLAHPMNVRAAEAMEKIKAETNGRVVIQIFPNNQLGSDTDMLNQVRAGGVEFFTLSPLILSTLVPNASVSGIGFAFPDYDSVWKAMDGELGTYVRGQIAKANLHVLDKIWDNGFRQMTSSKGPIASPADLKGFKIRVPVSPLWTSMFKAFDSAPASINFAEVYTALQTKIVDGQENPLAIIATAKLFEVQKYLSLTNHMWDGFWFLANRRAWDRLPQDLRTIVAKNIDAAALLERADVAKLNAGLQAELTSKGMVINPTKADEFRAALQKAGFYGEWKGKYGDEAWAILEKAVGGKLA